One Salmo salar chromosome ssa01, Ssal_v3.1, whole genome shotgun sequence DNA window includes the following coding sequences:
- the LOC106609875 gene encoding parvalbumin beta 2-like, translating to MFQVSRVYKIEGLGRGGLHQLAESSVRIHSSLRAKPELNMSFAGLNDADVAAALAACTAADSFNHKAFFAKVGLASKSSDDVKKAFYVIDQDKSGFIEEDELKLFLQNFSASARALTDAETKAFLADGDKDGDGMIGVDEFAAMIKG from the exons ATGTTTCAGGTGAGTAGGGTATATAAGATCGAAGGCTTAGGCAGGGGGGGCTTACACCAGTTGGCAGAATCATCTGTGCGAATCCACTCAAGCCTTAGAGCCAAACCTGAG CTAAACATGTCCTTCGCCGGTCTTAACGATGCTGATGTTGCTGCAGCCCTCGCTGCTTGCACAG CTGCTGACTCCTTCAACCACAAGGCGTTCTTTGCCAAGGTTGGCCTGGCCAGCAAGTCCAGCGATGACGTGAAGAAGGCCTTCTACGTCATTGACCAGGACAAGAGTGGCTTCATTGAGGAGGATGAGCTCAA GCTGTTCCTGCAGAACTTCTCTGCTTCTGCCAGAGCCCTGACTGACGCTGAGACCAAGGCTTTCCTGGCTGATGGGGACAAGGATGGTGATGGCATGATTGGAGTTGATG AGTTTGCTGCCATGATCAAAGGATAA